The region TACATCCTAACTGTGCTGATTTGGGGCAGCACTTGGATAGCCATTAATTACCAATTGGGCGAAGTCGCGCCTGAAGCCTCGGTCGCCTATCGTTTTGGCCTGGCCGCGACTGTTTTGTTTATCTATTGTTGGCTGCGAAAGCTGCCACTGGCAATGAACACTAAGCAACATATGTGGGTAGCACTTTTCGGCATGGCGTTATTTGGCTGTAACTACTTTTTTCTCTATCAAGCACAGCAACATATTAACTCAGCGCTAACTTGTATTGCCTTTTCAACCTTGCTGCTGTTCAACATTATTAACGCCCGTATTTGGTATAAAACCCCTGTGAATTCTCAAGTGGTTATCGGCGGTACTTTGGGTTTAATCGGCATTGTGATTTTGTTTTGGCCACAAGTGAAGACCTTGAGTTTTACTGATATGACGTTATACGGCCTAGTGTTATGCCTAATTGGCACCGCATCGGCATCAACCGGCAATATGATTTCGATTCGCAACCAAAACAATAAAATGCCCGTTGTTCAGTCTAATGCATGGGGCATGCTGTATGGCACTATTTTTATGAGCGTTTTAGCTCTGGCACAGGGTAAGTCGTTTACCTTTGAGTGGTCTGCATCTTATATCAGCTCACTGTTATTTTTATCCATTTTTGGCTCAGTGATCGCCTTTGGTTGTTACTTGTCGTTGATGACGCGTATTGGCCCGCATAAAACTTCGTATGCCAATATCCTATTTCCTGCAGTTGCCGTGGCTATTTCAACCGTGGTTGAAGGCTTTGTCTGGGATCAATACACAGTATTTGGCTTTATCGCCATTATGGTGGGTAACTTTGTTGTGCTCTCAAAACCAAGGGCGTTAAAGCGCGACAAAATGGTGGTTAATAATGACAAGGCTAGCAGCGAAAAACCTAGTACTGAAAAACATAGCGCGGAAAAGCCCAACAACATCGACACAGACAAAGTAACCGCCAGCTAATCACTTTACTCACATCAGTTTTGGCAACACAAAACGACTAGTTCAATCAATTTTTGTTGCCACCGGCATGGCATTCCTTCCCGCCATGCCGTTTTTCTCACCTTATTCAGTTCTGAACCACCTAGTATGGTTAAGTTTAATTTTTGCACAACGCTTTTCGCTGTGTTATCAATATACGAAACTAGTCGTAAATTGATGGCCGTATAAATTTTATACTTTAAGCTCGACTTAAAAATAACAACAAAAACAAGGAAGAACGCAATGCATACAATACACAAAGCATTTCCTGTCATCTCACATAAAATGGTTAAGTTTGCTAGTTATCTAATGCTGGCGATGCTAGGTACTATTTCGCTTTTATCACTGTCCGTTTGCGCAACAGATATCAGCGCCTTAAACCCAATTGAAGAGC is a window of Thalassotalea euphylliae DNA encoding:
- a CDS encoding DMT family transporter, with protein sequence MNNTMLYILTVLIWGSTWIAINYQLGEVAPEASVAYRFGLAATVLFIYCWLRKLPLAMNTKQHMWVALFGMALFGCNYFFLYQAQQHINSALTCIAFSTLLLFNIINARIWYKTPVNSQVVIGGTLGLIGIVILFWPQVKTLSFTDMTLYGLVLCLIGTASASTGNMISIRNQNNKMPVVQSNAWGMLYGTIFMSVLALAQGKSFTFEWSASYISSLLFLSIFGSVIAFGCYLSLMTRIGPHKTSYANILFPAVAVAISTVVEGFVWDQYTVFGFIAIMVGNFVVLSKPRALKRDKMVVNNDKASSEKPSTEKHSAEKPNNIDTDKVTAS